One part of the Maridesulfovibrio sp. genome encodes these proteins:
- the rplV gene encoding 50S ribosomal protein L22 — translation MEARAIAKYMRISPRKVRLVAENIKGKPVEEALNILKFTPKKGAEMLSKVLYSAVANAEQIPGVDVDSLCVDIVKIDEGPTWKRIQPRAMGRAYRIRKRTSHITVVVKEM, via the coding sequence ATGGAAGCAAGAGCTATTGCAAAATATATGCGCATTTCTCCTAGGAAAGTGCGCTTGGTAGCGGAAAACATCAAGGGAAAGCCTGTTGAGGAAGCCCTCAACATTCTGAAGTTCACCCCCAAAAAGGGTGCTGAAATGCTCAGTAAAGTGCTTTACTCTGCAGTGGCAAATGCCGAGCAGATTCCCGGAGTGGATGTTGACTCTCTTTGTGTAGACATCGTCAAAATTGATGAGGGTCCTACCTGGAAGAGAATTCAGCCCAGGGCTATGGGTCGTGCGTATCGCATCCGCAAGCGCACCAGCCATATAACCGTCGTAGTAAAAGAAATGTAG
- the rpsC gene encoding 30S ribosomal protein S3 — MGQKVHPYGFRLGYTKNWLSRWFSSKDYPAFVYEDDSIRKYVKEKIFHAGVSKIEIERAGGKIRLIIHTARPGIIIGRKGVEIEKLREDLRRKFNKEFALEVSEIRRPETDAQLVAENIAQQLERRVAFRRAMKRIVGLARKFGAEGIKVACAGRLAGAEIARTEWYRDGRVPLQTLRADIDYGVARANTTYGVIGIKVWIFKGEILDHEVEQ, encoded by the coding sequence ATGGGTCAGAAAGTACATCCATACGGCTTCAGACTTGGATACACCAAGAACTGGCTTTCCAGATGGTTCTCCAGTAAGGACTATCCCGCTTTCGTCTACGAAGACGACAGCATTCGTAAATATGTAAAAGAGAAAATCTTTCACGCAGGCGTCTCTAAAATTGAGATTGAGCGCGCAGGCGGCAAAATCCGTCTGATCATCCACACTGCACGTCCCGGTATTATCATCGGTCGTAAAGGTGTTGAGATCGAAAAGCTCCGTGAAGATCTTCGTAGAAAGTTTAATAAAGAATTCGCTCTTGAAGTTAGCGAAATCCGCCGTCCTGAAACCGACGCGCAGCTCGTTGCTGAGAATATTGCTCAGCAGCTTGAGCGCCGTGTGGCTTTCCGTCGCGCCATGAAGCGCATTGTGGGCCTCGCTCGCAAGTTCGGTGCAGAGGGTATTAAAGTGGCCTGTGCCGGCCGTCTTGCCGGTGCTGAAATCGCACGTACCGAATGGTATCGCGATGGTCGTGTACCCCTTCAGACTCTCAGGGCTGACATCGATTATGGTGTAGCACGCGCTAACACCACTTACGGTGTAATCGGCATCAAGGTCTGGATCTTCAAAGGTGAAATTCTTGACCACGAGGTGGAACAGTAA
- the rplE gene encoding 50S ribosomal protein L5, with the protein MTRLEKIYTDKVAPALNKEFGYKSSMEIPGIKAISLNIGLGEASQNAKLIDGAVEELTAIAGQRAVVTRAKKSIAAFKLREGMPVGSRVTLRRDLMWDFLDKLISFALPRVRDFRGIPDKGFDGRGNFTLGIKELTIFPEIQLDQIEITKGMNVTIVTSAKTDKEGKMLLELLGMPFKK; encoded by the coding sequence ATGACACGTCTCGAAAAAATATATACGGACAAGGTCGCCCCGGCTCTTAACAAAGAGTTCGGGTACAAGAGCTCGATGGAGATTCCTGGTATTAAGGCAATCTCTCTTAACATCGGACTCGGTGAAGCAAGCCAGAACGCTAAGCTCATTGATGGTGCTGTTGAAGAACTGACTGCAATTGCAGGACAGCGCGCAGTAGTTACCAGAGCGAAAAAGTCAATTGCAGCTTTTAAGCTGCGCGAAGGAATGCCTGTAGGTTCCCGTGTTACTCTACGTAGAGATCTCATGTGGGACTTTCTGGACAAGCTGATTAGCTTTGCTCTTCCTCGTGTACGCGACTTTCGCGGTATTCCTGACAAAGGCTTCGATGGACGCGGTAACTTCACCCTCGGAATCAAGGAATTGACTATCTTTCCTGAGATTCAGCTCGATCAAATCGAGATCACCAAAGGGATGAACGTGACTATCGTCACCTCCGCTAAAACTGATAAAGAAGGCAAGATGCTCCTCGAGCTTCTTGGAATGCCCTTCAAGAAATAG
- the rpmC gene encoding 50S ribosomal protein L29, whose amino-acid sequence MKAKELRELDNAALNEKLVEARQELFNLRFQHATAQLENTQRLSDVKKDIAKILTVQREKELGA is encoded by the coding sequence ATGAAAGCCAAAGAACTTCGTGAACTCGACAACGCTGCTCTGAATGAGAAGCTTGTAGAAGCTCGTCAGGAGCTTTTCAACCTTCGTTTCCAGCATGCTACTGCACAGCTGGAAAACACCCAGAGACTGTCCGATGTTAAAAAAGACATCGCAAAGATCCTCACCGTGCAGCGTGAAAAGGAACTGGGAGCATAA
- the rplP gene encoding 50S ribosomal protein L16: MLSPKKVKFRKRQKGRLKGKAQRGSTIAFGDIAIKTLEHGKLTNNQIEAARIAIMRHIKRGGQVWIRVFPDMPITAKPAEVRQGKGKGSPVGWVAPVKPGRILYEVKGVDIALAKEALVRASHKLPVKTTIVVKEGL; this comes from the coding sequence ATGCTATCACCTAAGAAAGTTAAATTCCGTAAGCGTCAGAAAGGCCGCCTGAAAGGTAAAGCTCAGCGCGGTTCCACTATCGCTTTCGGCGATATTGCAATCAAGACTCTGGAACACGGAAAACTTACCAACAACCAGATTGAAGCCGCTCGTATCGCTATTATGCGTCACATCAAGCGTGGCGGTCAGGTATGGATTAGGGTTTTCCCCGATATGCCTATTACTGCTAAGCCTGCTGAAGTCAGACAGGGTAAAGGTAAAGGTTCTCCGGTTGGTTGGGTTGCCCCGGTTAAACCCGGTCGCATTCTCTACGAAGTGAAGGGTGTTGACATTGCGCTGGCCAAAGAAGCACTGGTCCGTGCCTCACACAAACTTCCTGTTAAAACTACTATTGTAGTCAAGGAGGGATTGTAG
- the rpsQ gene encoding 30S ribosomal protein S17: protein MAELNLKGNRRVLTGVVVSDKADKTIVVRCETLVKHPLYKKFIRRHTKFMAHDPSNECGIGDKVQIVEFRPLSRRKRWHLDKILEKAV from the coding sequence ATGGCAGAGCTTAATCTGAAAGGAAACAGGCGCGTGCTGACCGGCGTAGTAGTCTCCGACAAAGCCGACAAGACTATTGTCGTGCGTTGTGAGACTCTCGTAAAGCACCCCCTGTATAAAAAATTCATCCGTCGCCACACCAAATTCATGGCACATGATCCGTCTAATGAGTGCGGTATCGGCGATAAGGTGCAGATTGTTGAATTCCGCCCCCTTAGCCGGCGCAAAAGGTGGCATCTCGATAAAATTCTGGAAAAAGCAGTTTAG
- the rplF gene encoding 50S ribosomal protein L6, producing the protein MSRIGKKPIEIPSGVEVTVGADVVSVKGPKGTITTPVHPMVSFTVADNAVEVKRSGDSRQERAQHGLHRSLLSNCIEGVSKGFSKTLEVVGVGYKVNVQGKNVVLNVGFSHPVNYELPAGIEANAESNTKLTISGVDKQLVGEVAAQLRRVRPPEPYKGKGIKYIDEQIRRKAGKSGK; encoded by the coding sequence ATGTCCAGAATTGGAAAAAAACCTATTGAGATACCTTCCGGAGTGGAAGTAACTGTTGGTGCTGATGTGGTTTCTGTAAAGGGCCCCAAAGGTACTATCACCACCCCGGTACACCCCATGGTCAGCTTCACCGTTGCTGATAATGCGGTAGAGGTGAAGAGGTCTGGCGATTCCCGTCAGGAACGTGCTCAGCACGGCCTTCATCGTTCTCTGCTTTCAAACTGCATTGAAGGAGTCTCTAAGGGCTTCTCCAAGACTTTGGAAGTAGTCGGTGTTGGTTATAAGGTTAACGTACAGGGTAAGAACGTTGTTCTCAACGTCGGCTTTTCCCATCCCGTTAACTACGAACTGCCTGCTGGAATCGAAGCTAACGCAGAAAGCAACACTAAACTCACCATCAGCGGTGTTGATAAACAGCTGGTTGGTGAAGTTGCTGCGCAGCTTCGTCGTGTACGCCCGCCCGAGCCTTACAAAGGCAAAGGTATTAAGTACATTGATGAACAGATCAGACGTAAAGCCGGTAAGTCCGGTAAATAG
- a CDS encoding type Z 30S ribosomal protein S14 has protein sequence MARTALKVKAKRKPKFKVREYNRCPICGRPRAFLRKYGVCRICFREKALAGELPGVRKASW, from the coding sequence TTGGCCAGGACAGCTTTAAAAGTTAAGGCGAAACGTAAGCCTAAGTTCAAAGTGCGCGAATATAACAGATGCCCCATCTGCGGTCGTCCTCGTGCATTCCTGCGTAAATATGGTGTTTGCCGTATTTGCTTCAGGGAAAAGGCCCTTGCGGGTGAACTTCCCGGCGTGCGTAAAGCCAGCTGGTAA
- the rpsE gene encoding 30S ribosomal protein S5, which translates to MEQNDLGLIEKIVYLNRVAKVVKGGRRFSFSALVVVGDGKGQVGFGLGKANEVPEAIRKASEKARKEMITVPLLDGTLPYEVLGRYGAGRVMLKPASKGTGIIAGGPVRAVLEVVGVHDILTKAIGTNNPHNVLRATIAGLASLRSADEVGQLRGKKVVTPRK; encoded by the coding sequence ATGGAACAGAATGATCTGGGTCTGATTGAAAAAATCGTTTACCTCAACCGAGTAGCAAAAGTTGTAAAGGGTGGTAGAAGGTTTTCCTTCAGCGCCCTGGTTGTGGTAGGTGACGGTAAAGGTCAGGTCGGTTTCGGACTTGGTAAGGCAAATGAGGTTCCTGAAGCTATTAGAAAAGCTTCTGAGAAAGCTCGCAAAGAGATGATTACCGTACCTCTTTTGGACGGTACTCTTCCTTACGAAGTACTCGGCCGTTACGGTGCAGGACGCGTAATGCTCAAGCCCGCTTCCAAGGGTACCGGTATCATCGCCGGTGGTCCAGTGCGTGCGGTGCTTGAAGTTGTAGGCGTACACGATATCCTTACTAAGGCTATCGGCACCAACAACCCGCATAACGTCCTTCGCGCGACTATCGCCGGACTTGCTTCCCTGCGCAGTGCTGATGAAGTCGGCCAGCTCCGCGGGAAGAAAGTTGTGACTCCCAGAAAGTAG
- the rplN gene encoding 50S ribosomal protein L14 has product MIQVESKLDVADNSGAKKVSCIKVLGGSKRRYASVGDIIVVSVKEAMPHSKVKKGAVMKAVVVRTKKEIGRPDGSYIKFDNNSAVLLNNSMDPVGTRIFGPVARELRGAGFMKIVSLAPEVL; this is encoded by the coding sequence ATGATTCAGGTAGAATCTAAACTTGACGTAGCAGATAACTCTGGTGCCAAAAAAGTATCTTGTATCAAGGTACTTGGTGGTTCCAAGAGACGCTACGCCAGTGTCGGAGACATTATTGTGGTTTCCGTTAAGGAAGCGATGCCCCATTCCAAAGTGAAGAAGGGCGCTGTGATGAAAGCTGTCGTTGTTCGTACCAAGAAAGAAATTGGTCGTCCTGACGGTTCTTACATCAAGTTCGACAATAACTCTGCCGTTCTTCTGAACAACTCCATGGACCCGGTAGGGACCCGTATTTTCGGTCCCGTGGCAAGAGAACTTCGAGGCGCAGGCTTCATGAAGATCGTTTCTCTCGCTCCCGAGGTTCTGTAA
- the rplR gene encoding 50S ribosomal protein L18 — MKMTKEQARQRKKIRIRKKISGTAARPRLVVFRSNKHIYAQLVDDLIGKTVTASSSKALAKDGEALKLTCETAAQVGKDIAAKAKELKIETVVFDRSGYIYHGRVKALADGAREGGLKF; from the coding sequence ATGAAAATGACTAAAGAACAGGCAAGACAGCGTAAAAAGATCCGCATCCGCAAAAAAATCAGCGGTACTGCAGCTCGTCCGCGTCTTGTTGTATTCCGTTCAAATAAGCACATCTACGCTCAGCTCGTGGATGATCTGATTGGCAAAACCGTTACCGCTTCTTCTTCCAAAGCACTCGCTAAAGATGGTGAAGCTCTTAAGCTCACCTGCGAAACTGCAGCTCAAGTCGGAAAAGACATTGCTGCAAAAGCTAAGGAACTTAAAATCGAAACAGTAGTTTTCGATCGTAGCGGCTATATCTATCACGGCAGGGTCAAGGCCCTGGCAGACGGCGCTCGTGAGGGTGGCCTGAAATTCTAA
- the rpsH gene encoding 30S ribosomal protein S8, translating to MPVVDPIADMLTRIRNAHGAYHKSVSIPGSKIKTAIAGILKDEGYIADFTAEDNDINVTLKYVDGKALISGMKKISTPGRRVFVGVEDIPSVLNGLGICILSTSKGVVDGVKAKELNVGGELLCEIW from the coding sequence ATGCCTGTTGTCGATCCTATCGCCGATATGCTGACCCGCATTCGCAATGCACACGGTGCTTATCACAAGTCCGTGTCCATTCCCGGGTCTAAGATTAAAACAGCTATCGCCGGGATTCTTAAGGATGAAGGTTATATCGCTGACTTCACAGCTGAAGACAATGATATTAACGTTACCCTTAAGTATGTTGATGGAAAAGCCCTCATTAGTGGCATGAAGAAAATCAGCACACCCGGTCGTCGCGTGTTTGTAGGCGTTGAAGATATTCCCTCTGTCCTTAATGGACTCGGGATTTGCATACTTTCCACTTCAAAGGGCGTAGTTGACGGCGTTAAAGCTAAAGAGCTTAACGTTGGCGGCGAACTCTTGTGCGAAATCTGGTAG
- the rpsS gene encoding 30S ribosomal protein S19, producing MPRSLKKGPFIDDHLLKKVVKAQESGDRKVIQTWSRRSTIIPEMVGLTFAVHNGRKFIPVFVTENMVGHKLGEFSPTRTYYGHAADKKSKAKR from the coding sequence ATGCCAAGATCACTGAAAAAAGGCCCGTTTATTGACGATCATCTGCTTAAAAAGGTCGTAAAAGCTCAGGAATCAGGTGACCGCAAGGTTATTCAGACCTGGTCCCGTCGCTCAACTATCATTCCTGAAATGGTAGGTTTGACCTTCGCAGTACATAATGGCCGTAAGTTTATCCCTGTCTTCGTGACCGAAAACATGGTAGGACATAAGTTGGGCGAATTCTCCCCCACCCGTACCTACTACGGCCACGCTGCTGACAAGAAAAGCAAGGCCAAACGCTAG
- the rpmD gene encoding 50S ribosomal protein L30 → MLKVKLVRSMIGCNPKQRATVKALGLRKIRQEKSFEDTPIVRGMIKKVEHLVEVTES, encoded by the coding sequence ATGCTTAAGGTAAAACTCGTACGCAGCATGATCGGCTGCAATCCCAAACAGCGTGCCACTGTTAAGGCACTGGGACTGCGTAAGATCAGACAGGAAAAAAGCTTTGAAGATACTCCCATCGTAAGAGGGATGATCAAAAAAGTTGAGCACCTTGTGGAGGTAACTGAATCATGA
- the rplX gene encoding 50S ribosomal protein L24 has product MNKIHVDDKVMVIAGKDKGKIGKVLKINRKKDTVLVEQVNMVSRHTKPNPYANQPGGIVEKEAPVHISNIQVVCPACTKATRVGVRETEDGKNIRFCKKCNEIID; this is encoded by the coding sequence ATGAACAAGATACATGTTGATGACAAAGTTATGGTCATCGCCGGCAAGGATAAGGGGAAGATCGGTAAGGTCCTCAAGATCAACCGCAAGAAGGACACTGTCCTTGTTGAGCAGGTTAATATGGTTTCCAGGCACACCAAGCCGAACCCTTATGCTAACCAGCCCGGCGGTATTGTTGAGAAAGAAGCCCCTGTTCACATCTCCAACATTCAGGTTGTGTGCCCCGCTTGCACAAAAGCAACCCGCGTTGGCGTACGTGAGACCGAAGACGGAAAGAACATCCGTTTTTGTAAAAAATGTAACGAAATCATCGACTAG